The following are encoded in a window of Scleropages formosus chromosome 7, fSclFor1.1, whole genome shotgun sequence genomic DNA:
- the ankrd12 gene encoding ankyrin repeat domain-containing protein 12 isoform X2, with translation MAKPGTDKDSAMVEKQAGKKSKDKISPFTKTPKLDRSELLGKEMKMKSSMKRKLSFTVSPPQNEERDSDTDKDGPDKKKVKKETGNKKSTPMNILFGYPLSERKQMALLMQMTARDNSPDTTPNHPSQAPTVQKKIASSTSSRQKDKVNKRNERGETPLHMAAIRGDAKQVRELISLGADVNVKDFAGWTPLHEACNLGYYDVAKVLIAAGAEVNTQGLDDDTPLHDASSSGHKDIVKLLLRHGGNAFQANKRGERPVDVADSQEVEQLLKGEVPLSDPDDSSSESEDPASVNPSSVDDNMEYSDGEKDSDNKQTSSVKTPASASGLDEYEFKDDEEEVDLSKALNDRHILRRELRQREKDEKDRNHLVTKQDKINPPASKSKKQKPSRILYCSSESSGDDTETPVERKSSPTSSATAEGHKPDAKPKKELVTEHKEKGKVKKKYKNLSKNKENQEVKEDGKENSKAPFFSSTVAGLETPEKGREEDSFKMSFSPKDDSSVHLFHLSSVKSPKLNHSLTDKQSAPLKQENAKTCVSLGDASCQVDSGKYDHYAEDCATESSSSKGFKHKEKSKHHQRDLCLDADDRSSSPYKDAVSLDNAEGALRKTDKDGKVLKKHKLKHKGKDKHKKEYEMEKDKHRQKELKKDGHRNLEFDREFWKENFFKSDENEEPPSGKTETHESSSPKKMADASPAKEERTGREKHTSSKEKRQKEEWEKDKSLKKEKESSCKDEKARLSEREEKTSNYVTDEGPDESLYTAVMKEEPEDQPVTENDADQEQLDSPEKVCREKTERRLLGKEKENEKMDKRHLEKEKKIKTEHLQDKSEVHNFTDRWKEREKTTTTSSHSGGENKHKESEKLKAILMSKKPEENKRSKDKTDRKNDKEKQEKDRCPGDNRDKEKMGTEKKMKTLEKAGDHSKPDRMKEREKEWDKKKKEKPKEATSSSSNLKLLLEDRKSSLSESSKMFHDKTAIAKLKDDVPKTPEKDRRERDRDADRHRDRDRDRYKDKSQQARSTKSNINTVEADKSKAKSLPATKDVRPKEKRLVNDDLMQTSFERMLSLKDQEIELWHKKHMEKIKQKERERMKQRPGLEQGKLKTKDKVKNSAGEICLSKDLQRSKSSEVSESHAREKVLKDATSTRSFSLDAKGLSYTGKQGPSLDNNLSRSPRPESERGGLISRSVSMISMASSEDSCQTPALTPRPLSEYDSDFTVEGSDSQPSLSQSSNAVHAIRSPAIHEKETDGLFDALQRNKMSASGRHTTPYLRSILDEDSKPSADSRLCEDSSRPGVHAHLSSESVRCPQPEGVVAPPPQSNSNQGLLHLSRSNGSSDSENPSENGSEGNVTGARLLPLSRNSDTVIKDLSEKTGHQPALLHAEGTQLSALDSKRPHVSDPLLDRSTQCVQVDDTRMENDSRKSASECNKKETKDYLSTDTSGTSSSSLSHQLLSTNAKVSLDSYKKQWDVHAESNLDMSQKTEVDLPLVPEQKDKSTGETALSIPECKVEEHKMIESSRDEWASSSAKPSIAPLCIISQRMDGSLDDSALNFKVGITEAKHTEEDVDVEVTDAGSKDTKTPKPSAVPTETCDAPLPDRLDCIFPASCTPETGYSDSEHKNEITAVSSGLEKGSSVEVAEKVRPPTEGSSVIQPTGEIIKVESGEELITDHSAPEEKLYHPRKDTTTGELHSAQVDLQAEHINTSSGGSSPVPGDGDSDSSGTRAKVRLSEDEDVQLHHPRKRKMPRVPQPVQAGPTTQQAKEKSQQSLAAIVDSLKLEEIQPYQTERANPYYEFLHIRKKIEEKRKVLCSVIPQAPQYYDEYVTFNGSYLLDGNPLSKLCIPTITPPPSLPEPLKEMFKQQEVVRMKLRLQHSIEREKLIVSNEQEVLRVHYRAARTLANQTLPFSACTVLLDAEVYNMPQDAQGDDGKTSVRDRFNARQFMSWLQDVDDKFDKLKTRLLMRQQHEAAALNAVQRLEWQLKLQELDPATYKSTSIFEIPEFYIPLVDVNDDFDLTPI, from the exons ATGGCCAAACCCGGGACCGACAAGGACAGCGCCATGGTGGAAAAACAAGCTGGGAAGAAG AGCAAAGATAAAATTTCCCCATTCACCAAGACTCCAAAGTTGGACCGGAGTGAGCTGCTGGGGAAAGAGATGAAGATGAAGTCCTCCATGAAAAGAAAGCTCTCCTTCACAGTCAGCCCACCGCAGAATGAAGAGCGGGACTCTGACACTG ACAAGGATGGGCCAGACAAGAAGAAAGTGAAGAAGGAGACGGGAAACAAGAAATCCACCCCCATGAACATCCTGTTTGGCTATCCTCTGTCAGAACGGAAGCAGATGGCACTCCTGATGCAGATGACTGCCAGGGACAACAGCCCAG ACACCACCCCTAACCACCCCTCGCAGGCACCCACAGTGCAGAAAAAGATTGCCAGCAGCACCTCATCGCGGCAGAAGGATAAAGTCAACAAGAGGAATGAACGCGGAGAGACCCCGCTGCACATGGCCGCCATCCGAGGGGATGCCAAACAGGTCCGAGAGCTCATCAGCTTGGGAGCTGATGTCAATGTCAAAGACTTTGCAg GCTGGACTCCTCTTCATGAAGCATGTAACCTTGGCTATTATGATGTGGCCAAAGTGCTGATTGCAGCAGGTGCAGAGGTTAACACGCAGGGGCTGGATGATGACACTCCACTACACGACGCATCCAGCAGTGGGCACAAGGAT ATTGTGAAGCTGCTGTTGCGACATGGAGGAAATGCCTTCCAGGCCAACAAACGTGGGGAACGTCCAGTAGATGTTGCAGACTCCCAGGAGGTGGAGCAGTTGCTCAAAGGCGAGGTGCCACTATCTGATCCAGATGACAGTTCTTCAG AATCAGAGGACCCTGCATCTGTGAATCCCTCCAGTGTTGATGACAACATGGAATATTCAGATGGTGAAAAGGACTCCGATAACAAACAGACCAGTTCGGTCAAAACACCAGCGTCTGCATCTGGACTAGATGAATATGAATTCAAGGACGATGAGGAGGAAGTAGACCTGAGCAAAGCCCTTAATGACAGACATATTCTCAGGAGAGAGTTGCGCCAGCGAGAGAAGGACGAGAAGGACAGGAACCATTTGGTAACCAAACAGGACAAGATTAATCCACCTGCCTCCAagtcaaaaaagcaaaagccTTCCCGTATTCTGTACTGTAGCTCAGAGAGCTCTGGCGATGACACTGAAACCCCTGTTGAGAGGAAGTCCTCTCCCACATCTTCTGCCACTGCTGAAGGGCACAAGCCTGATGCCAAGCCTAAAAAAGAGCTTGTTACAGAGCATAAAGAGAAGGGAAAGGTCaagaaaaagtataaaaatttGAGCAAAAATAAGGAAAATCAAGAAGTGAAAGAAGATGGGAAAGAGAACAGTAAGGCGCCATTCTTTTCTTCCACAGTAGCAGGGTTGGAGACCCCAGAGAAAGGCAGAGAGGAAgattcttttaaaatgtctttcagCCCCAAGGACGACTCCTCTGTTCACCTCTTCCATTTATCATCTGTGAAATCTCCCAAGCTCAATCACAGCTTGACTGACAAACAGTCGGCCCCTCTTAAACAAGAAAACGCTAAAACGTGTGTCTCACTTGGAGATGCTTCCTGTCAGGTTGACTCTGGTAAATATGATCACTATGCAGAGGACTGTGCCACAGAGAGCTCCAGCAGCAAAGGCTTCAAGCACAAGGAGAAAAGTAAGCATCACCAGAGAGATCTATGCTTAGACGCAGATGACAGGAGCTCCAGTCCTTACAAGGATGCAGTCAGTTTGGACAATGCTGAAGGAGCTTTACGAAAGACTGACAAAGATGGCAAGGTCCTcaaaaaacataaattgaaACACAAGGGGAAAGATAAGCATAAAAAGGAATATGAAATGGAGAAGGACAAGCACCGACAGAAAGAACTGAAGAAAGATGGCCATAGGAATCTAGAATTTGACCGGGAGTTCTGGAAGgagaacttttttaaaagtgatgAAAATGAGGAACCTCCTTCGGGGAAAACGGAGACGCACGAAAGTTCTTCTCCAAAAAAGATGGCAGATGCATCGCCTGCGAAAGAGGAACGAACAGGTCGAGAAAAACATACCAGCAGTAAAGAGAAGCGGCAAAAGGAAGAATGGGAGAAAGACAAATCTttaaagaaggagaaggagtccTCATGTAAAGATGAAAAGGCTAGACTGAGTGAACGGGAAGAGAAGACAAGCAACTATGTCACAGATGAGGGACCTGACGAATCCCTCTACACTGCAGTCATGAAAGAAGAGCCAGAGGACCAGCCTGTTACTGAGAATGATGCTGATCAAGAACAGCTGGACTCTCCAGAGAAAGTTTGTCGTGAAAAAACAGAGAGGAGACTCCTaggaaaagagaaggaaaatgaaaagatgGATAAAAGGcatttggagaaagagaagaagatCAAAACTGAGCACTTGCAAGACAAATCTGAAGTGCATAATTTTACAGATCgatggaaagaaagagaaaagacaaccaccacctcctcccatTCTGGTGGAGAGAATAAACACAAGGAGAGTGAAAAGCTGAAAGCTATCTTGATGTCAAAGAAGCcagaagaaaacaagagaaGTAAGgacaagacagacagaaagaatgACAAAGAGAAGCAGGAGAAGGACCGGTGTCCTGGGGATAacagagacaaagaaaaaatgggcacagaaaagaaaatgaaaaccttAGAGAAAGCTGGGGATCATAGCAAGCCTGACAgaatgaaagagagagagaaggagtgggacaaaaagaaaaaagaaaagccaaaaGAAGCAACAAGTTCCAGCTCAAATTTGAAATTGCTCTTGGAAGACAGAAAGAGCAGCTTATCCGAAAGTAGTAAGATGTTCCATGACAAGACTGCCATTGCAAAGCTGAAGGATGATGTTCCAAAAACACCAGAAAAGGACAGGAGGGAACGGGACAGAGATGCTGACAGGCACAGGGACAGGGATCGAGACCGATACAAGGACAAGTCTCAACAGGCCAGGTCAACCAAGTCAAACATAAACACAGTGGAGGCTGACAAGAGTAAAGCTAAATCATTACCTGCCACCAAAGATGTCCGTCCTAAAGAAAAAAGACTTGTCAATGATGATCTCATGCAGACCAGCTTTGAGCGAATGCTGAGCCTTAAAGACCAGGAAATTGAACTGTGGCACAAGAAGCACATGGAAAAAATcaagcagaaagagagagaaaggatgAAGCAGCGACCTGGGCTGGAGCAAGGTAAGCTAAAGACCAAGGACAAGGTAAAGAACTCTGCAGGAGAGATTTGCCTCAGCAAAGACTTACAGCGTTCCAAGAGCTCTGAGGTATCGGAGAGTCACGCCCGAGAAAAGGTACTGAAAGATGCCACCAGCACTAGATCCTTCTCTTTGGATGCCAAGGGCCTGTCCTATACTGGAAAGCAAGGCCCCAGTCTTGATAACAACCTAAGCAGGTCCCCCAGGCCAGAAAGTGAGAGGGGTGGTCTCATATCCAGGTCGGTGTCCATGATTTCAATGGCTAGCTCAGAGGACTCTTGCCAAACACCTGCACTTACACCAAGACCCTTAAGCGAGTATGACTCAGATTTTACAGTGGAAGGTTCTGATTCTCAGCCATCACTTTCACAGTCATCTAATGCAGTGCATGCTATCCGGTCACCTGCCATCCATGAAAAAGAAACCGATGGTCTTTTTGATGCTTTGCAACGCAACAAGATGTCAGCTTCTGGTAGACACACCACCCCATACCTGAGATCTATTCTGGATGAAGACTCTAAACCTTCTGCTGACAGTAGGCTGTGTGAGGATTCCAGCCGGCCCGGCGTGCACGCACATTTAAGCAGTGAAAGTGTGAGGTGTCCTCAGCCTGAAGGAGTAGTGGCTCCTCCTCCACAGAGCAATAGCAATCAGGGTTTGCTACATCTGAGTCGAAGTAATGGCAGCTCTGACAGTGAAAATCCATCCGAAAATGGCAGCGAGGGGAATGTTACCGGTGCTCGGCTGCTGCCGCTCTCAAGGAACAGTGACACTGTGATAAAGGATTTAAGTGAAAAAACTGGCCATCAGCCTGCTCTTTTACACGCTGAAGGTACGCAGCTGTCCGCTCTAGATTCAAAAAGACCACACGTCTCTGACCCTCTATTAGACAGGAGCACACAGTGTGTACAGGTGGATGACACCAGAATGGAAAACGATAGTAGAAAGTCTGCCTCTGAATGTAACAAGAAGGAAACAAAGGATTATCTGTCTACGGACACATCAGGAACATCGTCATCATCTTTGTCTCATCAGCTTCTGTCCACTAATGCCAAAGTATCCTTAGATTCTTACAAGAAACAGTGGGATGTCCACGCAGAGTCCAACCTTGACATGTCACAAAAAACTGAAGTTGATTTACCTTTAGTCCCTGAGCAAAAAGACAAGTCCACAGGTGAGACTGCTCTGTCCATTCCAGAATGCAAAGTGGAGGAACATAAGATGATTGAAAGCTCCAGGGATGAATGGGCCAGCAGCAGTGCCAAGCCTTCCATTGCTCCTCTCTGCATTATCTCACAGAGGATGGATGGCAGTTTAGATGACTCTGCCCTTAATTTCAAGGTGGGTATTACTGAGGCCAAACACACTGAAGAGGATGTGGACGTGGAGGTCACAGATGCAGGCTCAAAAGACACTAAAACACCAAAACCCTCAGcagtacctacagaaacctgcgATGCTCCTCTGCCGGACAGACTTGATTGCATCTTTCCTGCGTCTTGTACACCAGAGACTGGCTACTCCGATTctgaacataaaaatgaaataacagcTGTTTCCAGTGGCTTGGAAAAGGGCAGCAGTGTGGAGGTGGCAGAGAAGGTAAGACCTCCAACTGAAGGCAGCAGTGTCATACAACCCACAGGTGAAATAATAAAGGTTGAGTCAGGGGAAGAGCTGATTACTGACCACAGTGCACCCGAGGAAAAACTTTACCATCCACGCAAGGATACGACCACTGGGGAACTGCACAGTGCCCAAGTGGATCTCCAGGCAGAGCACATTAACACTTCCTCAGGTGGCTCTTCTCCAGTGCCAGGAGATGGGGACTCTGATTCTTCAGGGACTAGAGCTAAGGTCCGCCTGTCAGAGGATGAAGATGTGCAGCTGCATCACCCACGGAAGAGGAAGATGCCCCGAGTACCCCAACCTGTACAAGCTGGCCCCACTACCCAGCAGGCCAAGGAGAAAAGCCAGCAGTCCTTGGCTGCTATTGTGGACTCGCTCAAGTTGGAGGAGATCCAACCATACCAGACTGAGAGGGCCAACCCTTACTACGAATTCTTGCACATCCGCAAGAAGATTGAGGAGAAGCGGAAAGTGTTGTGCAGCGTCATTCCCCAAGCACCACAGTATTATGATGAGTATGTGACCTTCAATGGATCTTATCTCCTGGATGGAAACCCTCTGAGCAAGCTTTGTATTCCAACT ATAACACCTCCTCCTTCATTGCCTGAGCCACTGAAGGAGATGTTCAAGCAGCAAGAGGTTGTTCGCATGAAGCTGCGTCTGCAACACAGCATTGAACGG gAAAAATTAATTGTATCAAACGAACAAGAGGTTTTACGTGTCCATTATCGTGCAGCAAGAACACTAGCCAATCAGACCCTTCCGTTCAGTGCCTGCACAGTTTTGCTTGATGCTGAAGTTTACAATATGCCCCAGGATGCCCAG GGAGATGATGGCAAAACATCTGTCCGGGACAGGTTCAATGCTAGGCAGTTCATGTCTTGGCTCCAGGATGTTGATGACAAGTTTGACAAACTGAAG ACCCGCCTCTTAATGCGCCAGCAGCACGAAGCAGCGGCGCTCAACGCGGTTCAGCGGCTTGAGTGGCAGCTGAAGCTGCAGGAACTCGACCCAGCCACCTACAAGTCCACCAGCATATTCGAGATTCCGGAGTTCTACATCCCCCTGGTTGATGTCAACGATGACTTTGATCTCACCCCAATATGA